In Fusarium fujikuroi IMI 58289 draft genome, chromosome FFUJ_chr08, one genomic interval encodes:
- a CDS encoding related to alpha-galactosidase precursor: MFFNTQSLGVVALAGLATAVPSRNHLQTREVGKLPALGWNGWNQGQCNAASEKVALATAKTFISLGLKDAGYQYVNIDDCWSTKQRDSKGNLVPDPAKWPRGIKPVADEIHAMGLKFGLYGDGGVKTCAGYPGSQGHEQQDANLLASWGVDYWKYDNCYTPCNTGNAADIQTCPNNQAPSSKPRYEKMRDLLRATGRDILYSLCNWGYDEVWTWGAQVGHMWRMSQDNWGKWADVVRIANQAAPILKYTVPGHYNDLDMMILANGALTPAEERTHFAIWCITKSPIILGTDMTKLNSDEVKLITNKGLLAVNQDSLSKPAVPFTPPNTPTKGSGEIYPYWSGPISTGTVVAIVASKGNLNTQLNLKDVPGLKDMEYSWTELLTGAKGKGKTVSANLQTHDVAVFRIDHN, from the exons ATGTTCTTCAATACCCAATCTCTCGGTGTCGTGGCCCTCGCCGGATTAGCCACGGCCGTCCCTTCACGAAACCATCTTCAAACTCGTGAAGTTGGCAAGCTTCCTGCTCTTGGCTGGAACGGCTGG AATCAAGGACAATGTAACGCAGCCAGTGAGAAAGTTGCCCTTGCTACAGCCAAGACCTTCATCAGTCTGGGTCTCAAGGACGCCGGATACCAATACGTCAACATTGATGACTGCTGGTCTACAAAGCAGCGAGATTCCAAGGGCAACCTCGTCCCTGACCCTGCAAAATGGCCAAGAGGTATCAAGCCAGTAGCCGATGAGATTCACGCAATGGGTCTCAAGTTCGGTCTTTACGGTGACGGTGGAGTCAAGACTTGCGCAGGTTATCCTGGAAGTCAAGGCCACGAGCAGCAAGACGCAAATCTTCTTGCTAGCTGGGGTGTCGACTACTGGAAGTACGACAACTGTTACACACCCTGCAACACAGGCAACGCTGCTGATATTCAGACATGTCCCAACAACCAAGCTCCCAGCTCTAAGCCTCGAtatgagaagatgagggaTCTCCTTCGGGCTACAGGAAGGGACATTCTCTATTCGCTTTGCAACTGGGGTTATGATGAGGTTTGGACTTGGGGTGCTCAGGTCGGACACATGTGGCGAATGAGCCAGGACAACTGGGGCAAATGGGCGGATGTTGTCCGTATTGCTAACCAGGCGGCACCTATCCTGAAGTACACTGTACCAGGCCACTACAACGATCTCGATATGATG ATCCTTGCCAACGGTGCTCTTACTCCTGCTGAGGAGCGCACTCACTTTGCCATCTGGTGTATCACCAAGTCTCCTATCATTCTTGGAACAGACATGACCAAGCTTAACAGCGATGAGGTCAAGTTGATCACGAACAAG GGCCTTCTCGCCGTTAACCAAGACTCGCTGTCCAAGCCTGCTGTGCCTTTTACTCCTCCCAACACACCCACCAAGGGAAGCGGCGAGATCTACCCTTACTGGTCCGGCCCCATCTCAACCGGAACAGTTGTCGCCATCGTCGCTAGCAAGGGCAACTTGAACACTCAGCTGAACCTCAAGGACGTTCCAGGACTGAAGGATATGGAGTACTCGTGGACTGAGCTTCTGACTGGTGCCAAAGGAAAGGGCAAGACTGTCTCGGCCAACTTGCAGACACACGATGTTGCGGTCTTCCGCATTGACCACAACTAA
- a CDS encoding probable kinesin-related protein KLPA, which produces MSIGAAGGGLTEWSESQHNARIASTASSLSALKNLKREIPQPASQSDPKRKPLSDRALEYPSKPTSHVPAAAGVRSNMRPQSLAGMSSGLKQPSATQSRYGASSNVFSRNQAARNGAPTATSRINGVNGVNGVNGRPGHARSKSQAPRPRTAHALREEDRYEAPTNNGTTTLSQDTSQPITTLPYKKIRTSQSFATLPTIRDSSLTSKFLEMSLEDEIPAGTWDVDGRVVDMESQFKELKEMVNTTLSERKGQDDALELAKKRVQELEGDREKLDLRNDALKSDLDAAREEGRQIRHEMEKQKWEYQRQVDDLERKHREKIDDMSRQHRTAVDELRRELDRLKEQETKDHEQKIESLTRMYHQELAEERQKKDREIQELRLRMGNEHQDMGVAIQRKDRELQEVNSQVEGLRGDLERERTLKNSLQTNIAELSAANTTLEAKINSLKSHVEFLESDSKAQSDSFSSMEARLQEALRIAEEAQHKLIKEETERRVLFNKYQELKGNIRVMCRVRPALGNGEGEEAKMLFPDDKTSAEIVLAGPEEKSSLGQITRKNYPFEFDRVFVPGTQNQEIFGEISQLVQSALDGYNVCIFCYGQTGSGKTHTMSSNDGMIPRATHMIYDTITKLKEKSWEYTMEGSFVEVYNEELNDLLTPNERSAKRLEIRHDEARKQTTITNCTSVRLDSPSSVETMLEEAQNNRSVAATKANERSSRSHSIFILKLIGENPATGERCEGTLNLVDLAGSERLKHSQAEGDRMKETQNINKSLSCLGDVIEALGRGSGHIPYRNSKLTHLLQYSLGGNSKTLMFVMVSPLEQHLKETLTSLRFATKVHNTHIGTAKATKKVRDST; this is translated from the exons atgtcaaTAGGGGCTGCGGGGGGTGGACTCACGGAATGGAGCGAATCGCAACATAATGCCCGCATTGCGTCGACAGCAAGTTCGTTGTCGGCTCTGAAGAATTTGAAGCGAGAGATTCCTCAACCAG CATCGCAATCCGACCCGAAGCGTAAACCTCTTTCTGATCGCGCCCTCGAATATCCTTCAAAGCCGACATCGCATGTTCCCGCCGCGGCCGGTGTTAGGTCAAATATGAGGCCCCAGAGTTTGGCCGGAATGTCCTCCGGG CTCAAGCAACCCTCGGCCACCCAGTCACGATACGGCGCATCTTCCAATGTCTTCAGCAGAAACCAGGCAGCTCGAAACGGTGCTCCGACAGCCACATCACGAATCAATGGAGTTAACGGAGTCAACGGCGTGAACGGACGTCCTGGCCATGCTCGATCGAAGAGTCAAGCGCCTCGGCCGCGAACGGCCCATGCTCTCCGCGAAGAAGACCGATACGAAGCTCCAACCAACAATGGTACGACGACACTTTCGCAAGATACATCTCAACCTATCACCACACTTCCCTACAAAAAGATCAGAACCTCACAGTCATTTGCAACATTGCCAACAATCAGAGATAGTTCTCTGACTTCAAAATTCCTTGAAATGAGTCTTGAAGACGAAATCCCTGCTGGAA CCTGGGACGTCGATGGCCGAGTAGTTGATATGGAGTCTCAATTcaaagagctcaaggagatggTAAATACCACCCTGAGCGAGCGAAAGGGACAAGACGATGCTCTTGAACTTGCCAAGAAGCGAG TGCAAGAGTTGGAGGGTGACAGAGAGAAACTCGACCTGAGGAACGACGCACTCAAGTCCGATCTTGACGcagcaagagaagagggacgTCAAATCCGACATGAGATGGAAAAACAGAAGTGGGAATACCAACGACAAGTGGATGACCTGGAACGAAAGCACCGAGAAAAGATCGACGATATGTCGAGACAGCACAGAACAGCAGTCGACGAGCTTCGAAGGGAACTGGACCGACTGAAAGAGCAAGAGACGAAAGACCATGAGCAAAAGATCGAAAGTCTGACAAGAATGTACCATCAAGAGCTGGCCGAAGAGCGACAGAAGAAGGACCGCGAAATCCAGGAACTACGACTTCGAATGGGCAATGAGCATCAAGACATGGGAGTAGCTATCCAGAGGAAGGACCGGGAACTTCAAGAAGTCAACTCTCAAGTGGAAGGCCTTCGAGGAGACTTGGAGCGGGAGCGTACATTGAAGAACAGCCTGCAGACCAATATCGCCGAACTATCAGCAGCCAACACAACTCTCGAGGCCAAGATCAACTCACTAAAATCGCACGTCGAATTTCTGGAATCTGACAGCAAGGCACAATCCGACTCCTTTTCCAGCATGGAAGCGcgtctccaagaagctctgcgCATTGCAGAAGAGGCCCAACACAAActcatcaaggaggagacGGAACGCCGAGTACTTTTCAACAAGTACCAGGAGCTCAAGGGCAACATCCGAGTTATGTGTCGTGTGCGACCTGCACTTGGAAATggtgagggcgaggaggccaagatgTTGTTCCCCGATGACAAGACATCTGCTGAAATTGTTCTGGCCGGCcctgaggagaagagtaGTTTGGGACAGATCACACGAAAGAACTACCCCTTCGAGTTTGATCGGGTTTTCGTTCCTGGCACTCAGAACCAGGAGATCTTTGGTGAGATTTCTCAGCTTGTCCAGAGTGCCCTTGACGGATACAATGTTTGTATCTTCTGTTATGGTCAAACTGGATCAGGAAAGACACACACTATGTCCTCAAACGACGGTATGATACCTCGTGCCACCCACATGATCTACGACACCAttaccaagctcaaggagaagtctTGGGAGTACACAATGGAGGGTTCATTTGTTGAAGTGTACAACGAGGAGCTCAACGACCTGTTGACGCCAAATGAGCGATCGGCGAAGAGGCTCGAGATTCGGCATGACGAAGCTCGCAAGCAGACAACCATCACAAACTGCACATCAGTCCGTCTCGACAGCCCATCAAGTGTGGAGACGATGCTTGAAGAGGCGCAGAACAATCGATCAGTGGCTGCCACCAAGGCCAACGAGCGATCATCTCGTTCTCACAGTATCTTCATCCTGAAGCTCATCGGAGAGAACCCAGCTACAGGGGAGCGCTGCGAAGGTACGCTCAACCTGGTCGATTTGGCTGGTTCCGAGCGTCTCAAGCATTCACAGGCCGAGGGCGACCGTATGAAGGAGAcacaaaacatcaacaagagtctCAGCTGTCTTGGCGATGTCATTGAGGCCCTTGGTCGAGGTTCAGGGCACATTCCATACCGCAACTCCAAGTTGACACACTTGCTGCAGTACAGTTTGGGCGGCAACAGCAAGACCCTGATGTTTGTCATGGTGTCGCCTCTTGAGCAGCACTTGAAGGAAACATTGACGAGTCTTCGATTTGCAACAAAG GTGCACAACACTCATATTGGTACAGCCAAGGCCACCAAGAAGGTTCGCGATTCTACATAG
- a CDS encoding related to HRT2-high level expression reduced Ty3 transposition, giving the protein MEHDTKTPQYKTSDPTSFASESVKRRWPVILTQGIDDVYRAVTKTSDPEKLAEGKKIIEQLANLKYEVEHDRKLSPLPDDGFTEEIETYNKELEALGPDAHWYDVPWLFSECYLYRRIAAIFRMTEHWRSYDLFARQKMDTFRSSRPAVLELASNYRQLVEQLRADKDSTHDPKAEKTLFQEMFEICLWGNATDLSLLTNLTYEDIQKLQGSEARKAAEKNILVNDLPKAFDILKKAQAEGKKERRVDIVLDNAGFELYVDMILAGYLLSAGLATQVVLRPKSIPWFVSDVVPSDFSGLLNAVANPRALYDTPSEDEELQGKKPEPLSEEGEKDLKFLFQEWATFHAEGQLMLRPNRYWTYGGSFWRLPAENPELHEELKEAELVIFKGDLNYRKLVADAAWPATTPFIEALGPMGPSSGVNILSLRTCKADVVVGLPEGKDEELKQLEGGGGDSGARKWAWNGKWAVVNLSQGH; this is encoded by the exons ATGGAGCACGACACCAAGACCC CCCAATACAAAACGAGCGATCCTACCTCGTTCGCGAGTGAATCCGTCAAGAGGCGATGGCCTGTCATTCTT ACCCAGGGAATTGACGATGTCTACCGCGCCGttaccaagaccagcgacCCCGAGAAACTAGCggagggcaagaagattaTCGAGCAACTCGCCAATCTGAAGTACGAGGTCGAGCATGACCGAAAGCTCAG TCCCCTCCCCGACGATGGATTCACGGAAGAGATCGAGACATATAAcaaggagctcgaggctcTTGGCCCCGATGCTCACTGGTACGATGTACCATGGTTGTTCTCCGAATGCTACCTATACAG ACGCATCGCGGCCATATTCCGCATGACCGAACACTGGAGATCCTACGATCTTTTCGCCCGACAGAAGATGGACACCTTCCGATCATCAAGACCCGCCGTTCTCGAGCTCGCTAGCAACTATAGACAATTAGTCGAGCAGCTCCGTGCTGATAAGGACTCAACACATGATcccaaggccgagaagactCTGTTCCAGGAGATGTTCGAGATTTGCCTGTGGGGAAACGCTACAGACTTGTCACTACTCACAAACTTGACCTATGAGGATATCCAGAAACTCCAGGGCTCTGAGGCTCGTAAGGCGGCCGAGAAGAACATCCTCGTCAACGATCTCCCTAAGGCGTTTGATATCCTTAAGAAAGCGCAGGctgagggcaagaaggagcGCCGCGTTGATATCGTCCTCGACAATGCTGGCTTTGAGTTGTATGTCGATATGATTCTGGCTGGGTACCTTCTCTCAGCTGGTCTCGCCACACAAGTCGTCCTACGACCCAAGTCCATCCCCTGGTTCGTCTCCGACGTTGTGCCCAGCGACTTCAGCGGCTTGTTGAACGCTGTTGCCAACCCCCGCGCTCTTTATGACACACCatcagaggatgaggaacTTCAGGGCAAGAAGCCTGAGCCCCTATCtgaggagggcgagaaggACCTTAAGTTCCTATTCCAGGAGTGGGCTACGTTCCACGCTGAGGGACAGCTTATGCTCCGACCTAACCGGTACTGGACTTACGGCGGTAGCTTCTGGCGATTACCGGCTGAGAACCCTGAGTTGCacgaggagctcaaggaagccgaacttgtcatcttcaaggGCGACCTGAACTACCGCAAGCTCGTCGCTGAT GCTGCTTGGCCCGCTACCACACCTTTTATCGAGGCCCTCGGCCCCATGGGTCCCTCTTCAGGCGTCAACATCTTATCCTTGCGAACATGCAAGGCCGATGTTGTCGTTGGTCTTCCGGAGGGcaaggatgaggagttgAAGCAACTTGAGGGTGGCGGTGGTGATTCTGGTGCTCGAAAGTGGGCGTGGAACGGAAAATGGGCTGTTGTGAACCTGTCTCAGGGTCATTAG
- a CDS encoding probable dihydroxy-acid dehydratase — MLSRSLLRSRAVGAFPLSARSNGRFFSASALRADDKINKVSANITQPKAQGASQAMLYATGLSEDDMNKAQVGISSVWYEGNPCNMHLMDLSAIVKESVAKAGLIPYRFNTIGVSDGISMGTTGMRYSLQSREIIADSIETVMNGQWYDGNISLPGCDKNMPGVAIAMGRVNRPSIMVYGGTIRPGCTKQGESIDIVSAFQAYGQYITGEITEEQRFDIIRNACPGGGACGGMYTANTMATALETLGLTLPGSSSSPAEDPSKKSECESVGPAIRNILKEDIRPRDIMTRQAFENAMIVTTILGGSTNAVLHLIAIADSVGIKLDIEDFQKVSDRTPFLADLKPSGKWVMADMHKIGGTPALLKFLLKEGIIDGSGITVTGKTMKQNVENMPGFPEDQTIIRPLSNPIKPTGHIQILRGSLAPGGCVGKITGKEGLRFEGKARVYDSEPDFIASLEAGEIKKGEKTVVIIRYDGPKGGPGMPEMLKPSSAIMGAGLGKDVALLTDGRFSGGSHGFIIGHIVPEAMEGGPIALVEDGDTIVIDAETRAIDLVVPEEEVARRRKAWKAPAPRYTKGTLSKYAQLVRNASEGCVTDSGLKN; from the exons ATGCTTTCTAGGTCGTTGTTGAGGTCTAGAGCTGTGGGAGCTTTCCCCCTCTCTGCGAGAAGCAATGG ccgcttcttctccgcctcTGCCCTCCGCGCCgatgacaagatcaacaaggtcTCCGCCAACATCACCCAGCCCAAGGCCCAGGGCGCATCCCAGGCTATGCTCTACGCCACTGGTCTCTCAGAGGATGACATGAACAAGGCTCAGGTTGGTATCTCGTCCGTTTGGTACGAGGGCAACCCTTGTAACATGCACCTCATGGACCTCTCCGCCATCGTCAAGGAGTCCGTCGCCAAGGCTGGTCTTATTCCCTACCGATTCAACACCATTGGTGTCTCTGATGGTATTTCCATGGGTACAACTGGTATGCGATACTCGCTCCAGAGCCGAGAGATTATCGCCGATAGTATTGAGACTGTCATGAATGGTCAGTGGTATGACGGAAACATCAGCTTGCCTGGCTGCGACAAGAACATGCCCGGTGTCGCCATTGCAATGGGCCGTGTCAACCGTCCCAGTATCATGGTCTACGGTGGTACCATTCGTCCCGGCTGCACCAAGCAGGGCGAGTCCATCGATATCGTTTCCGCTTTCCAGGCCTACGGCCAATACATCACCGGCGAGATCACCGAGGAGCAGCGATTCGACATTATCCGAAACGCCTGCCCTGGTGGTGGTGCCTGTGGTGGCATGTACACTGCCAACACCATGGCCACCGCCCTTGAGACTCTTGGTCTCACTCTTCCcggtagcagcagcagccctgCTGAGGATCCTAGCAAGAAGTCTGAGTGCGAGAGCGTTGGACCTGCTATTCGCAACATTCTCAAGGAGGACATTCGACCTCGCGACATCATGACCCGCCAGGCCTTCGAGAACGCCATGATCGTCACAACCATCCTCGGTGGCAGCACCAACGCCGTCCTGCACCTTATCGCCATTGCCGACTCTGTCGGTATCAAGCTCGACATTGAGGACTTCCAGAAGGTTTCCGACCGCACTCCCTTCCTTGCCGACCTGAAGCCCTCTGGAAAGTGGGTCATGGCCGATATGCACAAGATTGGCGGTACTCCCgctcttctcaagttcctgcTCAAGGAGGGTATCATTGATGGTTCTGGTATCACCGTCACTGGTAAGACCATGAAGCAGAACGTTGAGAACATGCCCGGCTTCCCCGAAGACCAGACCATCATCCGACCCCTGAGCAACCCCATCAAGCCCACCGGTCACATCCAGATCCTCCGTGGTTCTCTCGCCCCTGGCGGCTGTGTCGGTAAGATCACTGGTAAGGAGGGTCTCCGATTCGAGGGCAAGGCTCGCGTCTACGACTCTGAGCCCGATTTCATTGCCAGCCTCGAGGCtggtgagatcaagaaggggGAGAAGaccgtcgtcatcatccgaTATGACGGTCCCAAGGGTGGTCCCGGTATGCCTGAGATGTTGAAGCCTTCCTCTGCCATCATGGGCGCTGGTCTCGGAAAGGACGTTGCTCTTCTCACTGACGGTCGCTTCTCTGGCGGTTCTCACGGTTTCATCATTGGTCACATCGTCCCTGAGGCTATGGAGGGTGGTCCCATCGCTCTCGTTGAGGACGGTGataccatcgtcatcgacgCCGAGACCCGTGCTATCGATCTTGTCGTCcctgaggaggaggttgCCCGACGTCGCAAGGCCTGGAAGGCTCCCGCCCCTCGATACACCAAGGGTACACTGAGCAAGTACGCTCAGCTTGTGAGGAACGCCAGTGAGGGTTGTGTCACCGACAGTGGTCTCAAGAACTAA
- a CDS encoding related to vacuolar protein sorting protein Vps66: MEKYSQFRDRATGIAPFLPVSTPVSALATFTHAALFLFRLPFFIAYFLGYFLFFHFLPLPVIFRKVALWGLMAIPGIWWVDLQLDGVKRGTLADQPRERFPHPGSVIAANFSSPIDAIYLAAIFDPIFTISYPDTRKVQRVSLLGAVLAALSPVKTGPPKNAKLVEIKDLLDSNPGQIIAVFPECGTTNGKAILPFSPSILQTPADVHIFPVSIRYTPSDITTPVPGKWFRFLWDLLSRPTTCIRVRIAEGQINTSAAKTNGVTPSSSELRNRSDASSSVSPDEQRVLDRVGEALARLSRVKRVGLTMKDKAAFVDALNGKK; this comes from the exons ATGGAAAAATACAGCCAATTTCGCGACAGAG CAACGGGCATTGCGCCGTTTCTTCCCGTTTCGACGCCCGTATCAGCGCTTGCGACATTCACACACGCcgctcttttcctcttccgcCTCCCATTCTTCATCGCTTACTTCCTCGGCtacttcctcttcttccacttcctccCGCTGCCAGTTATCTTTCGAAAGGTTGCACTATGGGGATTGATGGCCATACCGGGAATATGGTGGGTTGACCTTCAGCTCGACGGTGTCAAACGTGGCACCCTTGCCGACCAACCCCGCGAGCGTTTCCCGCACCCTGGCTCAGTTATCGCTGCCAACTTCTCGAGCCCTATCGATGCTATCTACCTCGCTGCTATCTTCGACCCAATCTTCACCATTTCGTACCCCGATACTCGCAAGGTCCAGCGTGTGAGCTTGCTGGGTGCTGTGCTGGCAGCTCTCTCGCCTGTGAAGACTGGCCCCCCTAAAAATGCGAAATTAGTCGAGATCAAGGATCTTCTAGACAGCAACCCTGGACAGATCATTGCTGTTTTCCCCGAATGTGGTACCACCAATGGCAAGGCTATTCTGCCTTTCAGCCCGAGTATCCTTCAGACTCCTGCCGACGTCCATATCTTCCCTGTTAGCATTCGATACACGCCCTCCGACATCACGACACCAGTGCCTGGAAAGTGGTTCCGCTTCTTGTGGGATCTCCTCTCTCGACCAACGACGTGTATTCGTGTGCGCATTGCTGAAGGCCAGATCAACACCTCTGCCGCCAAGACGAACGGTGTAACACCTTCCTCATCCGAGCTACGCAACCGCAGTGATGCTAGTTCCAGTGTCTCCCCAGACGAGCAGCGTGTTCTTGATCGAGTAGGCGAGGCACTCGCCAGACTAAGCCGTGTCAAGCGGGTTGGCCTTACCATGAAGGATAAGGCAGCTTTCGTGGACGCTTTGAACGgaaagaaataa
- a CDS encoding related to endopeptidase Clp, with amino-acid sequence MFLRPRMLRVLRGVSQQHVRAFGFSSSPGNSPMSPRSNIPMPYIEESSAAGRKTWDIFSKLLQERIVVLNGEVNDYMSASIVSQLLWLESDTPDKPITMYINSPGGSVTSGMAIYDTMTYIKSPVSTVCVGGAASMAAILLAGGEAGKRFSLPHSSIMIHQPLGGTRGQASDIMIYANQIQKTREQSNRIMQYHLNKAKGHEKYSLEEINDLMERDKYLSPEEALELGVIDEILTKRSESEQEKKEKDDKQGGGDTPQAS; translated from the exons ATGTTTCTGCGGCCAAGAATGTTGCGCGTGCTGCGCGGCGTGTCGCAACAACATGTGAGAGCTTTTGGCTTCTCCAGTTCTCCCGGAAACTCGCCAATGTCACCAAGGAGCAACATTCCCATGCCCTACATCGAGGAGTCGTCG GCTGCCGGAAGAAAAACAT GGGATATCTTTTCCAAGCTCCTACAG GAACGCATCGTCGTCCTGAATGGTGAAGTTAACGACTACATGTCTGCTTCGATCGTGTCACAGCTGCTTTGGCTCGAGTCCGATACCCCAGATAAGCCGATCACGATGTACATCAACTCTCCTGGTGGTTCCGTCACCTCAG GAATGGCGATCTACGATACCATGACATACATCAAGTCACCAGTGTCAACAGTGTGTGTCGGCGGCGCTGCGTCAATGGCTGCAATCCTCCTCGCAGGAGGTGAAGCGGGCAAGCGATTCTCTCTTCCCCACAGCTCGATTATGATCCATCAACCGCTGGGTGGCACTCGAGGCCAAGCATCCGATATCATGATTTACGCAaaccagatccagaagaCACGAGAACAATCGAATAGAATCATGCAGTACCATCTCAATAAGGCAAAAGGTCATGAAAAGTATTCTCTTGAGGAGATTAATGATCTGATGGAACGGGATAAATACTTGTCTCCTGAGGAGGCTTTAGAACTCGGCGTTATCGACGAGATTTTGACAAAGAGATCCGAGtcagagcaagaaaagaaggagaaggatgacaAGCAGGGAGGAGGTGATACACCTCAGGCGAGTTGA
- a CDS encoding related to polyketide synthase, with translation MDTNPEIVQPADWQTGEAVPVFLIHDGGGTTFSYHCLEPLRRPVYGIYNPKFHSGEPFDGGLSDMARLYTGWIKETVEKPDFPRRRNAAGKIRLLLGGWSMGGHLSLEIAKQLENSNIDVIGILMVDTIYPHRFSSEKRKMPSEDSKEGKNKNQILADLAMADARRMIQAWTPPVWEAGRRPRISLLRAKKAVPSADGTDLVDWSREERNLGWDMYDKDFFADVVDIEGHHYEVFKFEFIEDISTKMKKALDDLEWVALDDEDMNMNETR, from the exons ATGGACACAAACCCTGAAATAGTCCAGCCTGCGGACTGGCAGACCGGCGAAGCTGTCCCAGTCTTTCTCATCCACGATGGCGGCGGCACCACATTCTCATACCACTGCTTAGAACCTCTCCGTCGTCCAGTCTATGGCATCTACAACCCCAAATTTCATAGCGGCGAGCCTTTCGACGGCGGTCTCAGCGACATGGCCCGTCTCTACACTGGCTGGATCAAAGAAACTGTCGAAAAGCCTGACTTTCCCAGACGTCGCAACGCAGCTGGAAAGAtccgacttcttcttggcggaTGGAGCATGGGCGGCCACTTGAGTCTCGAAATCGCAAAGCAGCTTGAAAATTCCAACATCGACGTCATCGGAATTCTCATGGTCGACACAATCTACCCACACAGGTTCTCTAGTGAAAAGCGCAAGATGCCCAGCGAAGACTCCAAGGAGggaaagaacaagaaccagaTTCTCGCGGATCTAGCTATGGCCGATGCTCGCCGTATGATTCAAGCTTGGACACCTCCGGTCTGGGAGGCAGGACGTCGGCCCCGGATTAGTCTCCTCCgggccaagaaggccgtgCCCTCGGCGGACGGGACGGATCTTGTGGACTGGAGCCGTGAGGAGCGGAATCTGGGGTGGGATATGTACGACAAGGACTTTTTCGCTGATGTGGTGGATATTGAGGGACATCACTACGAGGTTTTCAAGTTTGAGTTTATTGAGGATATttcgacgaagatgaagaaggcacTAGATGATTTGGAGTGGGTTGCCTTGGACG ACGAAGACATG AACATGAATGAGACTCGATAG